Sequence from the Kribbella aluminosa genome:
CGTTGTCAGGGAAGGTGTGGCGGCGCTTACGCAGGGACTGCGGCTGGGGTGCCTAGCCAGTCGGCTATTTCGGTGAGGAGGGACTTTTGGGTTTCGGGTGGGGCGGTGGAGGCCAGGACCGAGGAGCGGGCCAGGTCGGCCAGTTCGGGGTCGGTGAAGTTGTGGGTGGTGCGGGCGGTTTCGTACTGCTCTGCGAGGCGGGAGCCGAAGAGGAGGGGGTCGTCGGCGCCTAGGGCGATGCGGGCGCCGGCTTCGTAGAGGGTGCGGAGGGGGACGTCTTCGGGGCGGCGGTAGACGCCGAGGGAGACGTTGGAGGCGGGGCAGACTTCGAGGGCGATCTGGGCGTCGACGATGCGCTTCAGCAGATCCGGGTCCTCGACGGACCGTACGCCGTGGCCGATGCGGCCGGCGCCGAGTTCGTCGATGCAGGTGCGGACGGTGGCCGGGCCGCAGAGTTCGCCGCCGTGGGGGGCCGCCAGCAGGCCGGCGTTGCGCGCGATCCGGAAGGCCGGCTCGAACTCCGACGTCGTACCGCGGCGCTCGTCGTTCGACAGGCCGAAGCCGACCACTCCGCGGCCGGCGTACTGCGTGGCGAGGCGGGCCAGGGTGCGGGCGTCCAGCGGGTGCCGGGTGCGGTTCGCGGCGATGATCACCTGGACGTCGATCCCGGTCGACGCCGACGCGTCCCGGGCGGCGTCCA
This genomic interval carries:
- a CDS encoding adenosine deaminase produces the protein MTQRDLRVLPKTHLHLHFSGSMRHLTLVELADKHGVRLPDALRTDWPPELSAADERGWFRFQRLYDIARSVLRTEDDVRRLVREAAEDDRADGSRWLEIQVDPSGYANRFHGITEFTDLVLDAARDASASTGIDVQVIIAANRTRHPLDARTLARLATQYAGRGVVGFGLSNDERRGTTSEFEPAFRIARNAGLLAAPHGGELCGPATVRTCIDELGAGRIGHGVRSVEDPDLLKRIVDAQIALEVCPASNVSLGVYRRPEDVPLRTLYEAGARIALGADDPLLFGSRLAEQYETARTTHNFTDPELADLARSSVLASTAPPETQKSLLTEIADWLGTPAAVPA